ACCCTGACCTAATTACAGGGATACAGAATTCAATTGACGGGCTTGACACCAGGCTTCTGGAAAAGGTTACAAACGTTTCCGTTTCCACCACACTGGCAACAAATACCACACTTGAAGGAAAAGGTTATCCTGCTGCAATGATTCTGATTGGATACTCAATTCCAAAAGGTCTTCCAACACAGCATGTGATATCTGTAAAAGGAGGGCATGATGCAGATGGTTATGAGATCGATGATCTGGATGATCCTGAAGTAATCAAAGATTTTGTAATGTACTGTAAGAACAAGGTTGCTGCATTTGCAGTCTCGTCGTATTTTGGTGTACGAAATCCTGATCATGAACTGAAAGTAAAAAAGATAATACAGGATCTGACAGATATGCCAGTGGTCTGCGGGCATGAACTGTCACAGGGGTTGGGAGCTTATGAGAGATCAGTCACTGCACTGTTAAATGCCCAGCTTATACCGGTAACAAACCAGTTTATACAATCAATACTTTCAGTGATGAAAGAAAGACATATCAGTGCAAACCTTATGATGATGAAATGTGATGGTTCGCTGGTAAAGATAGAAGAGGCACTGGAAAAACCGGTCGAGTCCATATTCTCAGGTCCTGCTGCCAGTCTTGTAGGTGCAGCTCATCTAACAAAACTTGATACATGCATGACAGTTGATGTTGGTGGTACAAGCACTGATATATCCTCTTTATCAGAAGGAATCCCTATCATCAGTGACTCAGGTGCTGTTGTAGGCGGATGGAGTACAATGGTAAAGGCTATCAAGATGAATACATCTGCAATGGGAGGGGATAGTCATGTGTGGGTTCAGTGGAAGCCTTCAATCGGGCCCGGAAGAGTTATTCCTCTATGTTATGTAGCTTCGCAGCACCCGGAAGTTGTGGACAAGCTTGAAAAAATAAAAGAGGATCGAAAGATTTCTGAAAGGATTATGGACCGTATCATACAACCTGTGTCTTTTTTTGTCCGCAGTGAATCTGATCCCAGAACTCTGGAACGGTTAAACGATAATGAAAAAGAGATACTTGATGCACTTTCAGATGAACCCTTATCCATCAAAGAAATAGCCGGGATTACAGGGCACCATCCTCTGATGTTTGGTAATATCCTGGAGTCACTGATACAGAAAAGGCATATTAGCCATATAGGATTTACTCCAACAGATGCACTTCATGTACTGCAGGACTATGAAAAATGGAATTCAGAGGCTTCACATCTGGGCGCAGAGATTCTGGCAGAATATGTGAAGATGGATAAACTATCTTTCTGCACACATGTAAAGAAGAAAGTCGCCTTTAATATTGCACAGAACCTTGTTTCCTTTGTTGCGGAGGATGTGAAGAAAGAGGAAATTGAGAAATTGATGCAGAACTCCGAGAATCTCAGGTTCAGGTTAAATGTACCGGTTGTGTTGATCGGGGCACCAGTCGAGGCTTTTCTGGAAGAGCTGAAAAGTGTTATTGATGGAGAAATCACTGTTCCTGAATATTATGATGTTGGAAACGCTGTAGGTGCACTTGTAGGTAATATCATCCACAGATCAGATGTTCTCATCAGGCCTTCAGCTGCAGGAAGCAGCCAATATTCAGTATTCTGTGAAGCAGGAAAAATGGTATTTGATGAATATGGCCAGGCAGTGGATTATGGTATAAAATTCATAAACGACAGTATGGCAGAATATATGAATAGCTATGGGCTCAGCATGGACAGAATACAGTTTGACCTGAAAAGGGATGATATAAAAAGTGAAACAGGTTCTGTCATTGAGACCAGATTAACAGGAGTTGGCATAGGATCACCAAGGAGGTCAGATAATGAATGGGTTAAACGCTGGAATGAATCCACAGGACCAAATGAGCAGCATGGATGCTCTAGCCCGGAGTGTGCGGGCAAAGATAGGGATTAATGAGTCTGTAGAGGACGAGGAGCTGATGCATCATGTGGAAAGGGCATGTACAGAGATATATGATCTTCTTGTCTCATCCTATGGTCCCCGTGGCATGAATAAGATGATCATTAACCCTGTAAATGACGTATTTCTCACAAGCGACGGGAAAACAATAATGGAAGAGATTGATATACTGCATCCGGTAGTAACTTCCCTTAAGGATATTGCAAAATCAATGGACAGAGCATGCGGAGATGGTACCAAAACCGCAGTGATACTGGCTGCAGGTCTAATCCGGAATGCTTCTATGCTCATTAAAAGAGGTGTTCATCCATCAACCATAATCAAAGGATACAGACTTGCTCTGAACAAGACATATGAGCTTCTTGAACACGAAAGCTTTCCTGCAAAATCCTATGAACAGATGTATGCTGCTGTTCTAAGCTCGACTGCAGGTAAGGGTATAGATTTCATTATGGCAGACAAGCTTGCCAGAAACATGATGGGCATAGTAGAAAATCTTGATAATATGTCTGAGGGTGGATTCCTTGACCTTGATGAGAATGTGAGTATTATAAAGAAGGTAGGAAAACCTGATATTGTTTCTATATCTGGTGTAATACTTGATGAGAGACCTGCAAGAAAGGATATGCCAGATACTCTTGATAATCCTGAAATATTGATCTTAAAAGGCGATGTCAGTTTTAAGAGTGCTTTTTTGAATTCTCAGCACAATATCAGGATGGACAGTTATGAAACTTCAGTGATGTTTGAAAAAGAGCAGAAGAGAATTGTAAATGATTTTACCCGAAAAATCGTTTCCAGTGGTGCAGAAGCAGTTTTCTGTGAAGGCGATGTTGACCCTTTAATTGAATCCACCCTGTCCAGAAACAGGATTCTGCTATTTAAGAAACTTCAACCAAAAGACCTCCTGCGATTATCAAAATCTACAGGTGCAACAATGATGTCCATCCATGATGACGATTTGTGTGAAGGCACCGGCAGGGCTGAGAGAGTGGAGGTCTCAAAAAAGTGTAATGAGTATTTTGTGTTTGTCAGGTCTCATAACAGGATGATATCTACCATTCTTATCTGGGAACCTGTCAGATATGGCCTGGAAAAGATTGAGGAGGCTGCAGATGATGCTCTGACAAATGCAGCTTTCATTCTAAGAAACAGAATGATTGTAACAGGCGGAGGTGGAATCGAGTTCATATTATCCCAGATGCTTCGAAGCTATGCCACTACCATCGAGGGCAAGGAACAGCTGGCTGTGGAAGAGTATGCCTCTGCTCTTGAAGATATTCCAAGGATCCTGGCAAAAAACGCAGGTATGGATGTGTTCGATTCAATGGCACAGATGTCAGGATACTATAACAGGGGAATTGATGCAAGAATAGATACTTCAGGCAGAGTATGCGAGAATAACCCTCCGATATATGACTGTGCATCCATTAAGAAACTGGCAATTATCTCTGCTACTGAGGCTGCAAGCAATGTTCTAAGAATTGACCGGATTCTGGCAAAGAGTTAATTAGCAGTATGAGAGTGATCTATTATGAATCAAAAAGATCGGGTACTGAATGCACTGAACCTCAAAAGCGTGGATAGGGTCCCGGTTGGTTCATTTACTACAACTCCTGTGCTTGAACTTATGGAGGCATGCGGTGCATTCAGACCAGAGGCTGACCATGATCCTGAAAAAATGGCGCTGCTTGCGTTGTCGGCTCATGAAAACTGCGGATTTGAGACCGCCAGGTTTCCTTTTGATATGACCGTCCTTGCAGAGGCTGTGGGATGTACGATAGATCCGGGTACCACCAGCAGGACCCCAGCAGTTATTGAGGGGCTCAAATTTGATGATCCAGATGATCTGAATTTCATACCGGATGACCTTTGCAAAGAGGGCAGAATTCCGCAAGTACTTGAAGCTGCATATATTGTTCGAAAAAGTTTGGGGGATGATGGTTTGACAGTGGCAGGACATGAGGGACCTGTAGACCTTGCTGCAAATATTGTGGGTATGAAGGAATTTCTGCTGTTGACTCTCAAGAACAGGCCCTTTGTTGAGAGATTGCTGGATATATGTGCCGATGCATGTATCGAATACGGTAATGCCTGCATAGCTGCAGGAGCAGATGCTGTATGTGTGGCAGATGCAATTTCATCTCCTGGTATTCTTCCACCTAATGACTTTGAAGAACTTGCCCTTCCCAGATACATCCGTATTTCCAGCAGTCTTAAAGGTCCAGGAGTACTTCATGTATGTGGCAGAGTTGACCTGATCACTGATAGTATTACAGAATGTGGATTTGATGGGATCAGTGTAGAGGAGAGTGTTCAGGATCTGAGAAATCTTATCACAACAGCCCATGAAAAAGATGTGGCTGTAATTGGCAATGTATCTGCATCGTCAACCCTGTACTCTGGTAGTGAGGAGGATGTAAATGCAGAGACTCTAGAAGCCCTTGATTGCGATATTGATATAATTGCACCTGGGTGTGGCATTGCACCAGAGACACCGATAAATAACCTGAAGGCAATGGTGAAGGCCAGAGACAGTTATTATTAGCTGTTTTGGAGTGGGGTAAATTGATGAAAATTATTATGATCGGAGGTATCAGGGGTTCAGGTAAAACTTCTCTGATAAGAAGACTAGCTGGACATTTCACTGCCAGGGGGTTGAAAGTGGGAATTGTTGTTACTGAACTGGGTGAGATTGAATATAATGAGAGTTCAGATGAAGTATTCGTAAAGCATTCTGTGAGTGATTGTGTATCATGTACATTCCGATATGATGTGGTACATGCACTCATTGATATGTTCAGTACTTTTACTCCAGACATTGTTTTTATAGAAATTGCAGGCATTGCATTTCCTGGAAGGCTTGAAGAAGATATCGAAGAGCATGTGGATGTTGCAGGACTTGAGGTTATACCTGTGATATATATGGTGGATGCTGCTGAATTTATACCAGATACTGAAAAGATTCCAAAATTTGTTATAGATCAGATTAACAGTGCTGCTGCAGCCTGTATTAACAGGATCGATCTCGTTGAAGGTGAAAAAATTGAACAGATCAAATATGTACTGGAGAAAACCAGGCCTTCAATTCATGTTTTCTGCTTTTCTTTGAAATTAAATAAAGGAGATCTGGATGATCTTATACAGTTTTTAAGTTAATTATGGCAAATTTAAAATCTATTCATATACCATACATCAATAATGCATAAAAGTATAGTATCTGGGGGTGAATTTTTATAATGGACCAGGAAACTGAAGGTCCTGATCGACATGAATCCTGCATGAGATTTCGTATGATCTTTGAAAACTGTCCCACTGGAATGCTCTATATTAACAGAATGGGACTGGTAGATGATTGCAATAGTAAATCTTTAGAAATACTTGCAGTCAGCAGAGATGATATTGTGGGTTCAGATCCTGGAAGTTTTCTGTCAGGGGAACAGATAAATGAGGTTATTGAATCAATCCTTTCTTCAAAGGTCAATTATCATGAATCTGAATACAGAACAAAGAATCATGATAATCCCATTCCCTTAAAAGTATATCTTAGTCCTCTTCCAGACCAGGAGTTGCCATCCGGGGTAATCTGTGTACTTGAAGATATTTCCAGGGAAAAAAGTATTGAAGAAGCTTTACTTATGGATGAGTCCAGACTGGAGGCGCTCCTTCGTCTACATCAGATGACAGATGCTACAATACAGGAGATAACTGATTTTGCCAGAGAGGAGGCTGTCAGGCTTACTGGAAGCAAACTGGGATATCTTGCCTTTTTGAATGAAACAGAAGATGTTCTTACAATGCATTCATGGTCAAGGGTTGCTATGAAAATATGCAGGATCAGAGACAAACCAATTGAATATCCGGTTGGGACCACTGGCCTCTGGGGTGAGGCGGTAAGGCAGAGAAAGCCTGTTATCACAAATGACTACAGGGAACCCAATCCACTTAAAAAAGGGTATCCAAAAGGTCATGTGGAACTTACCCGGCATATGAATGTACCTGTATTTGATAAGGATAAGATCGTCCTTGTCGCTGGTGTGGGAAATAAGGATACTGATTATGATCAGTCCGATGTTCGCCAGCTTACACTGTTGATGCAGGGTATGTGGACCTTACTCAAACACAAGAAAGCAGAGGATGCTCTGAAGAAATATTCAAATAAACTGTCACAGGTAAATAAAGAGCTATGGGAAGCAAATAAGGAACTTAAGTCCCTCAACCAGCTTAAAAACGAGTTCATATCCAATGTAAGCCATGAACTTAAAACACCTCTGGTTTCGATCAGGGGGTATAGTGAGATCATGAATGGAGAAAACCTTGGTCCGCTAAACGATAAACAAAAAAGGGCAGTTGAAACGATTTTAAGGAACAGTGAACGATTAAGGCGCCATGTTGATTCTCTTATGTATATAAGTATGGAACAGATGGGTAAGATCCGATACAGTTTTGATTCCATAAATATCGAGGGTATTATTGATGATGCAATAACTGATATCCTTCCTCAGATAAGAGATACCGGAAAAGATCTGAAACTTGAGAAGAACGTATCAGAGGATCTACCTGAGATTCAGGGAGATGCCCAGAAACTTACAGATCTGCTGACAAACCTGCTGAGCAATTCTGTTAAGTTTACTCCGGATGGTGGCAGGATATCAATTAATGTGAAGCAGGAGGGCGATGAACTTCACATAGTGGTTGAAGATACAGGTATTGGAATTCCAAAAGAGGTGATACCGGATATTTTTGATAGATTCTATCAGATTGATTCCTCAACAAAGAGAAAATTTGGGGGTACCGGAGTGGGATTGTATATATGCAAGAGCATTGTGGAAGGGCACAGTGGAAAGATATGGGTTGAAAGTGACAGAGGAAAGGGAACATCTGTTCATGTAAAACTGCCTGTAAAAAATAGGCCAGAAGAAAAAAAACAGTAAATAATATTTTTTATTCTTTATCTTCTTTTGAATTAAATGGTTCTGATTTTATTTTTCCACCTTCATTAATGAGTTGCTCTATCCTGCGTTCAGCATTGTCCAGACGTTTCCGGCATCTGCTGGCAAGTTTCATTCCCTGCTCAAAAGTGTCCAGACTCTCGTCCAGGCTCATACGCCCGCACTCAAGCTGTTCCACCAGCAATTCCAGCTTTTCCATTGCTTCTTCAAAAGTCATTTCAACTTCTTCAGCATCAATGTTTTTTTCTTCTTTATTGGATTTCATTCGTTCACCTGAATTCTTCTGTACAGATAATGCTGATAAATCTGTATAAGATCCAATTATCTTTTATTTGTTCTGGTTATGTTCCTGACACTGCATTCGATTATTCCGTCATGAATCATAATTTCTATGTCATCTGCTTCTGTGACCTCATTCACGGAATGTATTATATTGCCTTCAGTGTCCATGGTTATACTATATCCTCTTGCAAGTGTCTGGAGTGGACTTACAGCATCAAGTCTTCCGGCATATTCTCTCAGGAAAGATTTTTTGTTGCGGAGCAGATTTGAAATAATGTATTCCATTCGTGAAGCCGTTTCATCGAGTTTCTGATAGTTTTGAAGTACGTGATCCCTGAACTTCTCCGGCTGAACTCTGGAATGGAGATATTTCAGATCGGTCCTGTGATCTTTGATCTTTTGATCTGTGGACTGTATTATCCTGTGGATCAACGAATCTATGTATTTTTCGAGTTCTGAGCTTGAAGGTATTACCATTTCACATGCAGCAGAGGGCGTAGGTGCTCTAAGATCTGCGGTAAAATCAGCGATCGTATAGTCTGTCTCATGGCCTACTGCTGAAACTATCGGCACATTTGAGTCATGTATGGCTCTTGCAACTATCTCTTCATTAAATGACCAGAGATCTTCCAGTGATCCTCCACCTCTTCCTAAAATAATTACATCTACATCGGTATTGTTCAGCATTTCTATAGCATTTGCCACACTTGAGGCTGATCTTTCACCCTGTACAAGGGCAGGCGCCAGGAGCAGATCTACAGGTAATCGCCTTTGTGCCACATTGAGTATATCGTGTATTGCAGCTCCAGTGGGTGATGTAACAATCCCTATCCTCGAAGGATATTTTGGTATCGGCTTTTTGTGTTCGATCTCAAATAGTCCTTCCTTTTCAAGCCTGTTTTTTAGCTGTTCAAAAGCCTGATACAGTTCTCCTATTCCATCAGGCCTCATATCAAGTATCTGCAACTGATACTGGCCGCGGACAGTATACAGGTCAATCGATCCAAATGCCAGTATGCTCATGGATTTTTCTGGCTGAAATTTAATCTTTCGACTAACTGAGCTAAAGCATACACAGCTTATCTGTGCCTTGCTATCTTTGATCGTGAAATAATAATGACCGCTTCTGTGCAGTGTAAGGTTTGAGATTTCACCTCTGACCCAGACCTGCTGCAGTCCAGGCTCGGATCTTAGCACATTTTTAACATGCTGGTTCAGTTCTGATACAGTAAATATTCCCATGATAATCTCCAGGAGATACAGTATATGTTACCTATATTATTAGGATATGATGGAAGTGGAGTGAAAATATTCTTCCATTTATGTAACTATGTTATGTAACAAAATTCTGTATTTTTCTTCTGTAACAATTCTTCTGTTATTTATTTCTAATCTTTGTACAATACTCTATATGCCCAAAAGATAACGGATTTGAGGGTACAGAAAAACGAACATCACGGTGATCATTGTTTTTGTCGGATTACGGCTCAAACATAAAAACGATTTCCTAAAAACGGCCTTTTACCGTGATTAAGCCGGAAAGTCACAGATTGCAGATATGTGATCTGTGGCAAATCCTGCATGTCAATTGCAGTTTTCCAGGCACGTATCCTTCAAAGCTGTATCCAAATCAAAAAAAGCGGGATATGGGGGTAAGTATGTTGATACAATCAAGAATAATGAATAAAGAGACTACTGGATCTATATTGAAAATAGGAATGATCGCATTTTTAATGGTAATGTTTATGGCAGTAGCTGCATCAGCAGATGTTGACAGCGGATCCGTTGAAATTGTGAACGAAAGTGGTGCGAATGATATATTTGATTCGATTCAGGCTGCCATTAATGCTGCAGAAGACGGAGACACTATTGTAGTGAATGAAGGAACTTATAAAGAATCCCTGAGTATAACTAAAGAAGGTTTAACCATACAGGGAATGGATCAGGATAACGTAATAATTGATGCCAGTGATAAATCAGGCTATGCGATATCTGTTGAAGCTTCAAATGTTAGTCTTGAATCATTTACTCTTGTTGGAACAGGTGATCAGACACATGGCTATGGAATCAAGGTAGGGCCTGAAAGCAATGGAATTCTAATATATGATATAAGTGTTAAAGACAGTCAGAGAACAGCCATTGACCTTCATGGAGTCAGTGATGCTCTGGTCAAGGATGTCCATGTTTTTGGTGTTGCTTCTGGAAATGGAATTGCAGTTACTGATTCTGAAGATGTTGTGATTGATGGAGCTGTAACCGATTCCAATGCATGGGGTGGTATTGCGCTTTACACAAGTGGAAATTACGTCGACGCCGGGATCCGTAATATAGCAATCATAAATTGTCTGTTCTCCAATGAACAGAATGGAATTTATCTTCATGACAGTGCAGATGCAGGTGAAAACGCATTCGTTGATATATCTATTATAGATAACGCCTTTAATAACAATAGTATTCAGATTTCAACAATAAATAAAGACAAAATTCCGTCGTATGTCAGTGACATCAATTTCAATGACCTGGCTGAAGAAAACACATTTGATCTTTCTGTTGTGGTTCTTGACGAAGAATCCAAAATAAAGGTTCCTGTAATCTTTAGCAGTATACAGGATGCAATTGGTGCTGCAGAAGCTGGAGATACTATTGAAGTTTCTGAAGGTACTTATAACGATGATTTAACTATTGATAAAGCCAGTCTTACCATAAGATCACTTTCAGGACCTGCTGAAACCACCATTATGGGTGCTACAGTTAAGGTTGCTGCTGATGATGTGACAATTGATGGTTTTACAATTGACAATGAAGGTGGAGAGCGTGTAGTCGGTCCTGGTAGTACCAGCAATACTACAATCAAAAACAATGTACTTGTTAATTCTATGCGAGGTATCCAGGGTGACTGGTATGGAATACCTGCAGACCTTACGATCTTAAACAATGTGTTTAAACGCAGTATGGGATTGCTGGAACTGAGGGTATGTCTAATCTATTGATAGAGAATAATATATTTGAAACATCTGATGAGGGAATAGGACTTGGTGAAGGTGTAGAAATCAAGAACATTATCGGTAACCACTTTTCAGGCGAAGGTGTGCACATAAAAGACTATCGAACTGCCCCTGAAATGACATACATTGATACTTTGTTAAATGAGAATACTTTTGGCACAACTGTTATTGTTCAGGACCATGAAGGAAACATAGAGCTGGCAACTATTTTCAGCAGCATACAGGCTGCGATCAATGAAGCTTCAGGTGGAGACATTATTGAAGTGGCTTCAGGCAGTTATGAAGAAGTTATCACGGTAGATGTGGAAAACATAACTCTCAGGTCTGCAGAAAGGCATGGTGCTGTTATCAATGGCACTGTAACAATAAAGGCAGATAATGTTACAGTGGATGGATTTACAATCAGGGATAGTGAAGCACCTGTTTTGATAGAATTCCATGGTACTGATGGGACTTCAATTCTTAATAACAGAGCAGAAGCAAGTCTTAACTCACAGGCAAAGCTGGCAGCAGGGAACTGGTATGGTGCCAGTGTCGGTGATTCCTCAATAAAAAACAATGAATTTGTTGGGGCAGTTGGTCTCTATCCAAAGGACGGGGCTGTTATAGAGATTGTTAACAATACAGTAAATGGTGCATATCATGAAGGAATATGGCTTGTTCCCGATGCTGATGTAGTGCTAACTATTGAGGATAATACAATAACTGACCATGATCTTGCAGGTGATAATCTTTCAGAAATAAAGGTAGTCAGCAGACCTGCGTCAATCAATGATGAAACAACATCAGGTGAAATGAAAGAATCTCTGTTGATTGAAAATTCAGTAGACTCTGTATACCTGCAGTGGGCAACGGTAAAGGATGGTCAGAGTATTCAGGATGCTATTGATGCAGCGCTTGAGGGTGATACTATAGAGGTACACCCAGGGACCTATACGGAATCACTGTCTGTTAACAAAGACAGCCTTATTTTAAAATCTTTAGAAAAACATGAAGCTAAGGTTGATCGAATAAGAATTCAGGCAGATAATGTAAGGATAGATGGTTTTTACCTGCAGGGAGATGGAACACTTCGTGGTGCCATTGACGAAACGGGTTCCAGGACCGGTTATACAATTGAGAACAACCTTATAAGAGACCATATAACTGGTATTTTCATAAACGACGGATCAGATGGGGTCATTGATAATAACGTAATAGATAACGTTGTTGCTGGTATTGCCCTATCAAGTGGTACATCAAGCCATACTGTCATAAACAATATTATTACAAATGCTTCTGATGAATGTATAGGAATAGCAGGGCCAGATAATAATATTGAGAAGAATGAACTGAGAGATTCGTCTGCAGGTATAAAAATATTTAAGGGCACATGGTCACTGGAAAACACCATCATCACAGATAACGTGTTCTGCAGCAGCAATAACTATGCAATTTCTAATGAAGCTTTAGAATTAATTGATGCCCGTTACAACTGGTGGGGACATCCGTCCGGTCCATCCGGTGCAGGTCAGGGTTCAGGTGCTGCTGTTTCAGATAATGTAGACTATCGTCCATGGCTTCTTGAGGCTGGCGGTGAAAGATTTGATTTCACACTTGTTCTTGGACAGGGCTGGAATGTTGTCTCTGCTCCTTCGAATATTGAACAATATGAGATCAAGGGTGATGTTGCAGCATGGCTGGCACATACAGCATCTGGCTGGGTAAGCGATGAGTCTGTTATATCAAAGGAGTTCAAAAACCCTGCAGGAGCTGTGTTTGTAAATGCCAATGAGACACTTGGTGTAGGTTATATATGGGCTGATTTTGGACCTGGAGATGACTTTGCAAACAAACAGCTCAGAGAAGGCTGGAATCTCATAGGCGTAGGTAATACGGATGATTCCATGAATCGCCTGAGCAATCTGAAATATGAAAGTGGGGAAGGTATAACCTCCATTTACTCTCCAAATGTCTTCAACCAGGTGAAGGATGTAAGTTACCACTGGCAGATATCACAGATGGATAAGACCTCATGGAAAAATGAGGATAAGATGTATCGCCTGGATGGTTACTGGGTTTATCTGCGCGGATCCGATCGGGTGCACAGCGTGACCGTAGAACCTGCAGGATCTGCATCTGACCTGGTTTCTGAAGCCATTTGAATACAATAGGGGTGCTTCAAAAAAAATGTGAACATATCAGCTGGCTTA
Above is a genomic segment from Methanosalsum zhilinae DSM 4017 containing:
- a CDS encoding right-handed parallel beta-helix repeat-containing protein, encoding MLIQSRIMNKETTGSILKIGMIAFLMVMFMAVAASADVDSGSVEIVNESGANDIFDSIQAAINAAEDGDTIVVNEGTYKESLSITKEGLTIQGMDQDNVIIDASDKSGYAISVEASNVSLESFTLVGTGDQTHGYGIKVGPESNGILIYDISVKDSQRTAIDLHGVSDALVKDVHVFGVASGNGIAVTDSEDVVIDGAVTDSNAWGGIALYTSGNYVDAGIRNIAIINCLFSNEQNGIYLHDSADAGENAFVDISIIDNAFNNNSIQISTINKDKIPSYVSDINFNDLAEENTFDLSVVVLDEESKIKVPVIFSSIQDAIGAAEAGDTIEVSEGTYNDDLTIDKASLTIRSLSGPAETTIMGATVKVAADDVTIDGFTIDNEGGERVVGPGSTSNTTIKNNVLVNSMRGIQGDWYGIPADLTILNNVFKRSMGLLELRVCLIY
- a CDS encoding right-handed parallel beta-helix repeat-containing protein, with product MSNLLIENNIFETSDEGIGLGEGVEIKNIIGNHFSGEGVHIKDYRTAPEMTYIDTLLNENTFGTTVIVQDHEGNIELATIFSSIQAAINEASGGDIIEVASGSYEEVITVDVENITLRSAERHGAVINGTVTIKADNVTVDGFTIRDSEAPVLIEFHGTDGTSILNNRAEASLNSQAKLAAGNWYGASVGDSSIKNNEFVGAVGLYPKDGAVIEIVNNTVNGAYHEGIWLVPDADVVLTIEDNTITDHDLAGDNLSEIKVVSRPASINDETTSGEMKESLLIENSVDSVYLQWATVKDGQSIQDAIDAALEGDTIEVHPGTYTESLSVNKDSLILKSLEKHEAKVDRIRIQADNVRIDGFYLQGDGTLRGAIDETGSRTGYTIENNLIRDHITGIFINDGSDGVIDNNVIDNVVAGIALSSGTSSHTVINNIITNASDECIGIAGPDNNIEKNELRDSSAGIKIFKGTWSLENTIITDNVFCSSNNYAISNEALELIDARYNWWGHPSGPSGAGQGSGAAVSDNVDYRPWLLEAGGERFDFTLVLGQGWNVVSAPSNIEQYEIKGDVAAWLAHTASGWVSDESVISKEFKNPAGAVFVNANETLGVGYIWADFGPGDDFANKQLREGWNLIGVGNTDDSMNRLSNLKYESGEGITSIYSPNVFNQVKDVSYHWQISQMDKTSWKNEDKMYRLDGYWVYLRGSDRVHSVTVEPAGSASDLVSEAI